The following DNA comes from Mucisphaera calidilacus.
GAGGGTCCAGGTGTGCGGCCAGGCTTTTTCGGCGAGGAGTCGCTTGCGTTGGGCGATGCGTAGATTGCCCCATTGTGCGGCTCTGGGGACGAGTTTGAGGGTGGCTCGGAGCGTGGTTTCGAGGGTGTTGCTGAGGCAGAGTGCCTTGCGCCAGCGGTCGGCGACGTCATCGGCGTGGCGTTCGCAGAGGGGGGCGATGGCGTCGAGTTGCATGGGGATGCGTTGTCGTGTGAGCCACCACGCGGCGAGGGTGACGGGGGGTTGGGGGTTGTGGGGGAGGTTGTTGAGCGGGGCGGTGGTCTGGGCGGGTTCAAGGTGGTCTTCGTTGAGGACGGGTCCGTCGAGTCGGAGTTCTTCGAGGAGGGTGACGGCGTGGGCGCGTCGGGGGTGTGCGAGCATGGCGAGGACTTCGCTGCCGATGCGTTCGCGGCTGATCTGGCCGAGGTATTTGGCGAGTGAGCGGACGGAGGCCGCGGTGCGTGGTTCGAGGTGGAAGTCGAGTCGCGCGGTGAAGCGGACGGCGCGGAGCATGCGGAGGTAGTCTTCGCCGAAGCGTTCGTCGGGTTCGCCGATGGCTCGGAGGCATTGGTTGTTGAGGTCGTCGATGCCGCCGACGTAGTCGATGACGCGGTCGTGGTTGGTTTCGGGGTCGATTGTGAGGGGGTCGGCGAAGAGTCCGTTGACGGTGAAGTCGCGGCGTTGTGCGTCTTCCCGGGCGTTGGTGAAGACGACGCGGTCGGGTCGTCGTCGGTCGGAGTAGCCTTCTTCGCGTCGGAAGGTGGCGACTTCGATGGCGTGTCCGCCGAGCCGGACGAGGGCGACGCCGAAGGCGGCACCGACCATCTGGCATCGAGGGAAGAGTTTCTGGACGGTTTTGGGCTGTGCGTCGGTGGCGATGTCGTAGTCGAGAGGCTGGATGCCCAGGAGCTGGTCGCGGACGCATCCGCCGGCGAAGTAGGCGGTATGTCCGGCGTCGCGGAGAATCTGGATGATCCGCACGGCGGCCTGTCGTTCTGTCGTTTCAGGCTGAGCCATTTGGGGCAGTGTAGAGCAGCGGGGTTCGGTTGTTCCGTGGGCTGGGCGGCTCTGGTAATCTGGGGCGATGATGCGAACGATGCGTTGTGTGCTGAGTGTGCTGCTTGTGGGGGTTGTTGTGTTGGGGAGTGGGTGCAAGTACTCGAAGAACCAGCTGTTTCCGCCTCATACGCCTCGGTCGCCTTACGAGCGTTATCTGGCTTTGCGGGATCGTGAGCGTACGGCGACGTACAAGGATGCTTACGGCCGGGATCAGCCGAATCTTCGTGAGCGTTTGCGTCCTCTGGACACGCCCTGATGGTGAAGGATTCGGGAAAAACGGTTGATCTGGCGAAGTTTTGATGACACTGCCGGCTATCGACGATACAACTAGAGATAAGTCTTTAAGGCGTTGGCGTTAAGGGCCGATAACCGTCTTTGGATGAATCAGAAGGAGCCACTCCGCACGATGCCGGACCAGCGGACGATCACGATACTTGGTGTGCTGCTGGTGGCGATGACGCTCACGAGCAGTCTGCTGCTGGTGCTGGAGCCGTCGCCTGTGGCGCCGGTGCAGCCTGTGGCGATGAAGCTGCAGAGTGACCGTGCGGGGGATTCGCTGGACGAGCCGCTGCTGGATGTGGCGGAGCCGGCGGCGTGGCAGGCGATCATCATCCATGACTCATCGCGTCTGCGTGGGGGTGCTGCGTCGTTGAACGAGGCGCACGAGCGTGACGGTCGTGGGGGTCTGGGTTATCACTTTGTGGTGGGTAACGGGACGGAGACGGGTGACGGCGAGATCGAGGCGGGTTTCCGCTGGCGTCTTCAGGCACAGGGTCGATTCCTGGCTGGCGAGGAGGCGAGTCGCTGGCACCGGGTGGCGATCGGGATCGTGGTGGTCGGGGACGCGGACGAGCGTGCGATGACCCCCGTTCAGCGTGAGTCGTTATTGAGGCTGGTTTCGTCGATTCAGGAGCGATTCGGGATCCGCAGCGACCAGGTTCATGCCCACTTCGGTGATGACGGGAGCGGGGGAAAAGAGCTGTTTTCGCTGAGTGAGTTCCGGGCTGAGTTGGCGTCGGTTTCTGTCGATTAAGCGGTTTTTTCGCTTGGAATCGCGCAGAAAAGGGGGATTTAAAGCGTTCAGTGGGGAGTTAGTGCAAGGGTAAGGCGGTCCTGCCGACAGTTGTGGTGGTCTGTACGTGTCGTTAAGTTGGGTTTATACGTTTATGGATTGTTCCGACAACCTGGTATGAGGCGACAGGTCCGGCATTGGTGGTCTGATGCGGGTCTGCACCCTGAAGTATGGGCGACTGGCACGAAATCTCGGGATATCAGATTCTTGGCACGCTCGGAAAGGGTGCCAAGAGCACGATTTATGAAGTTCGGGGTCAGGATGGGAAGCGTTATGCGCTCAAGCACGTGATCAAGGATTCGCCGAGTGATCAGCGTTTCATTGATCAGGCGGTGAGCGAGTATGAGCTGGCTCGCAAGTTCGACAGCCCGTATCTGCGCAAGGGGATCAAGCTGATCCGGGTGCGGAAGGTGATCCGGACGAGCGAGGTGGTGGTGATCATGGAGCTGATCGAGGGTTTACCCCTAGAGCAGTATCAGCCGGGGAACATGCTGGAGCTGATTGAGATCATCGCGCATTCGGCGAGTGGTCTTCATGCGATGCACAACGTGGGCTATGTGCACGCGGACATGAAGCCGAACAACATCATGGTGACGCCTGCGCGTGAGGTGAAGCTGATTGATTTTGGTCAGAGCTGTCCGGTGGGGACGATCAAGGAGCGGATCCAGGGGACGCCTGATTACATTGCGCCGGAGCAGGTTCGACGTCGGGCGATCACGCCTCAGACGGACGTGTTCAATCTTGGCGCGACGATTTACTGGTTGCTGACGAAGAAGCACGTGCCGACGCTGATCCCGAAGGAGCGAGCGGGTGCGGGTGTGTCGTTGAAGTCGGTGGAGCGTTGCGTGCCGCCTGCGGAGCTGAATCCGAAGGTTCCGCCTGCGTTGTCGAGCCTGGTGATGGATTGTGTGCAGCACGACATGCAGGACCGTCCGCGTTCGATGGCGGCGGTGAATGACCGGCTGATGATCGCGCAGTCGCAGATCCGCAGGGGCAATGGCGAGCAGGGCGTGGGCGCGGCCTAGCAAGATTTATTGATTGTGTTAATATTTGGGGGTGCGTGAGGCATTCGGTTCCAGCCCGGGTTTGTTGTGGTATGGCGGCTTAGCCGGCGTTGTGGGGTGTGCTGCGGGTTGTGTGGTGGATCGGGTGTGGTTGTGGGTCGGTTTGAGTCTGGTGGTGTGGTGTTCGGGCTGGCTGGTGGGTCGTGCGTGGCGTGGGGTGGTGGTGTGGCTGCTGGTGGCGGCGGTGTTTGCGGGCTGGGCGGCGGTGGGGCAGGGGCGGACGTGTGGCGACGATCTGCGGCATTACCTGGTGCGTGAGCGGCGTCTGGTGGCGGTGACGGGTGAGGTGGTGGAGGCGTTTGCGGGGGGTGGGGGTTCGTCGTCGGTTCTGGCGGGGTTCGGGTATCGGCCTGAGACGCGGACGGGTGTGCTGGCGGTATCGACGATCACGGTGGAGGGTGTTGTGGTTGCGGCGCGGGGTCGGCTGCTGGTGCACCTGAGTGGCGAGGGTGAGGTGCCGGGTGTTGGGGCGCGGATCGAGGCGCGGGGCTGGGTGACGGAGATGGAGCGGGCGTCGAATCCGGGCGGGTTTGATGCGCGGGCGTTCTATGCGCGGCGGGGGGTGTATGGCCGGCTGCGTGTGGGTGCGGGGTCGTGGGATCGGCTGGAGGGTGCGGGGTGGCTGGGTTTGCGTGGGCTGAGGGCGGGTGTGAGCGGGGTGCTGTCGGAGCGGTTACTGGCCGGGCTGGATGCGGAGCATGTGGCGCTGGTGGACGCGGTGGTGCTGGGCCGGCGGGGGGCGGCGTTGGAGGGTTTGTCGGAGGCGTTTCGGATGTCGGGGCTGGCGCACCTGCTGGCGATCAGCGGGACGCATATCGGGTTGGTGGTGCTGCTGACGGCGGGGTTGCTGGGGTTGGTGATCAGGCATCCGCGTTGGCGGCTGGTGGTGTGCGTGGTGGTGTTGCTGGCTTATCTGGCGGTGCTGCCTGGGCGTGCGTCGGTGGTTCGGAGCGGTGTGATGGCGGTTTCGCTGATGATGGCGGCGTGGAGCGGCCGTCGGCTGAGTGGTTTTGATGCGTTGGGGTTGGCGGCGTTGGTGATCCTGGGTTTTGATCCGGTTCAGGTTCTGGAGGCGGGGTTTGAGCTGAGTTTCGCGGCGGTGGCGGGGATTCTGTTGTGGGTGCGGTGGCGTGTGCGTGTGGCGGCGGCGGATGCGGGTTCCGCGTTTGAGGATCATCGGGCTTGGGGTGGGCGTGTGCGGCGTTGGGTGGTTTCGGTGGGTGGAGCGGGGGTGGCTGCGTGGCTGGCGACGATGCCTGTGGCGGCGTGGCATTTCGGGTGGGTGGTTCTGGCGGGCCCGGTGCTGACGCTGATCGCGACGCCTGTGCTGATGGGTGTGCTGGGTGTGGGGTTGTTGAAGATGCTGGTGGGTCTGGTGACGCCTGCGGTGGATGGTGTGCTGGCGTGGGTTCTGGGCGGGTTGACGGCTTGTCTGATCGGGATGGCGGATGTGGGGGCGTCGCTGCCTGGGCTGGCGTGGGAGGTGCCGTCTACGGCGGAGGTGGCGGGGTGGTTTGCGGGGGGCGATGATTCGCTGCGTGTGACGTATCTGTCGGTGGGTTCCGGGAATGCTTATGTGGTGCGTTGGCCGGACGGTCGCTGGTGGATGGTGGATGCCGGGGGGTATCCGGGCGCGGGTGAGGGTGTGGTGTTGCCGGCGCTGCGTGCGTTGGGTGTGGGGCGGTTGGAGACGCTGGTGGTGACGCACAGCGATCTGGATCACTACGCTGCGGTGCCTGAGGTGCTGTCGTCGGTGGGTGTGGGTCGTGTGGTGGTGCCGGTGACGTTTCCGGAGCGTGACGAGGTGGTGGCGGATTCGGCGGTGGGTGTGTTGTGGGGTTGTCTGGATGCGTCGGGTGTGGCGGTGGAGCGGGTGTCGGCGGGGTGGTCGGAGGACGTGGGCGGGGCGCGGGTGGAGGCGGTGTGGCCGGAGGCGGGTGCGGCGGGGTTGTCGGACAACGACGGTTCGCTGGTGTTGCTGGTGGCGGCGAACGGGTGTCGGGTGCTGTTTACGGGGGATCTTGCGGCGGAGGGGATTGCGGGTGTGGGTGATGGGCTGGCGGGTGTGGATGTGGTGGACGTGCCGCATCACGGGAGTCGGAAGCCGGAGGCGATGGCGTGGGTTGCGGGTCTGGGGCCTGAGGTGGCGGTGCAGTCGTCGGGTTGGCCGCGTTCAGTCGGCGTCAATCCCTGGGCTGTCGCTTTGCCCGGCGTCGGGCTGTTCGAGACGTGGCGCGACGGGTGTGTCACGGTTGTCGTCGGACGGGATGGCGGGATCGAGGTTGGTGTGCATCTCGACGGCGGGGGGCGTTGAGGGGGGTTCGGGGGTGTCGGCGACGATGCGGATGCGGAGTTTTTCGGTTCGGGTGTTGAGTTCGCTGAGGGGGATGCGGTCGGGCGGGGGGACGAGTTCGCTGAGGCTGGCGGGCATGTTGATGGTGCGGAGGAGTGTGGCGAGGGGTGAGTTGTCCTGGGCGTCGGTGGCGGGTGTGTCGGTTGGCGGCTGGGGGTTGTCGGCATCGGGTTGGGTGGTGAGGTCGCCTCGGAGTGTCTGGATGGCGAAGGGGGGGCCTTCGATCTCGAGGGTGATGGTCCGTGGTGCGTTGTCGTCGTCCTCGATGCCTTTGCCGGAGAGGAGGTTTTCGAGGGTCATGACGCGGGCGGGCTGGCCGAGGTTGCGGACGGGCAGGGCGCGGTTCCTGGCCCATTGCTCGATGACGTTGACCATGACCTGGGGGTTGGCGGTGTTGATGACGAGCAGGTCGCGTGGTGTGTCGGCGGCGGGGGGTTGTGTTGGGACGCCTCGGCCGAGGGTGGTCGTGTCGGGTGGTTGGGTGTCGGTTTGTGTGGCGGGCAGGCCACGGGAGCGTTGTGTTGTGCCGTAGTTTGCCTGAGGTTCGGGCTGAGCCTCGGGTTGTGTGGGTGCGGCGGCGACGGTGTCGCCGACGGCGGGTGCTTTGGTGCTCGGTTGGGCTTCGGGTGTGGGTTGGGGCGGTGTGGACCGGGCGACGGGGAAGCCCTGCATGAGGGACTGGCCGGTGGTGAGGCTTTGCCAGAGGACGGCGCCGCAGGCGATGCAGACGAGGGCTGCGGTGGCGTAGGCGGCGTATCGGCCGAGGTGCGAGCGTGGTTTGCGTGGTGATCGCGCGGAGGGCGTGCCGTCGAGGAGGAGGTTTCGTTCGAGTCGGTCGATGGCGAGTTCGGCGAGGTCCTGGGGCGGCTGGACTTCGGGGAGTCTGGCGGTGCGTTGGCGGTCGTCGCGGAGTCGTCGGGTGAGTTCGGCGAGGTCTTCGCGGCCGGTCATGGTGGCCTCGAAGGCGGCTTCCTGGTCGTGGTCGAGTTCGCCTTCGATGTAGGCGAGGAGCAGTTCGTGCTCGGCGGAGAGCTGGTCGGAGCTTTTTTTAGCCACGGCTGCCCTCCGGGTTTTGGCGTCGGGGTGTGGCTTCGCGGTCGTCGAGGATCTGTCGGAGCGCGAGTCGTCCGCGGAAGAGTCGGCTCTTGACGGTTCCGATGGCGAGCCCGGTGGTTTCGGCGATCTGCTCGTAGCTCATAGCCTGGATGTCGCGGAGGACCAGCACGACGCGGAAGTGTTCCTCGAGTTCTTCGAGGGCGAGTGCGATCTCACGGGACCGCTCCTGTTCTTCGATGCGTCGGGAGGGCTCGGGTTCCCGTGAATCGGCGAGTGCGAGGGGATTATTGTGGTCGTCGTGGTGTGTGAGTCGGAGTGCGGGTCGTGCTTTTCGTCGTCGTAGGAGCGAGAGTCCCTCGTTGATGGCGATGCGGCTCATCCAGGTGGAGAGTCGTGAGCGTCCCTCGAACTGTTCGAGGTTCTGGATGATGCGGACCATGGCGTTCTGGGTGGCGTCGGCGGCGTCCTCGGGGTTGGCGAGGATGCGCAGGCAGAGCGAGTAGAGTCGGCCCTGGTGCTGTCGGAGGAGGTCCGCGAGCTGGGTCCGGTCGCCTTGGCGTATGGCGGAGAGTTGTTGGG
Coding sequences within:
- a CDS encoding CCA tRNA nucleotidyltransferase; translated protein: MAQPETTERQAAVRIIQILRDAGHTAYFAGGCVRDQLLGIQPLDYDIATDAQPKTVQKLFPRCQMVGAAFGVALVRLGGHAIEVATFRREEGYSDRRRPDRVVFTNAREDAQRRDFTVNGLFADPLTIDPETNHDRVIDYVGGIDDLNNQCLRAIGEPDERFGEDYLRMLRAVRFTARLDFHLEPRTAASVRSLAKYLGQISRERIGSEVLAMLAHPRRAHAVTLLEELRLDGPVLNEDHLEPAQTTAPLNNLPHNPQPPVTLAAWWLTRQRIPMQLDAIAPLCERHADDVADRWRKALCLSNTLETTLRATLKLVPRAAQWGNLRIAQRKRLLAEKAWPHTWTLLNAIDDTAATQPIADDLPTLTAQGVAPEPLVRGEDILEAGMRPGPEVGKLLEIAYDEQLEGRIHDHATAQAWIQAHVSTAQDPA
- a CDS encoding peptidoglycan recognition protein family protein codes for the protein MNQKEPLRTMPDQRTITILGVLLVAMTLTSSLLLVLEPSPVAPVQPVAMKLQSDRAGDSLDEPLLDVAEPAAWQAIIIHDSSRLRGGAASLNEAHERDGRGGLGYHFVVGNGTETGDGEIEAGFRWRLQAQGRFLAGEEASRWHRVAIGIVVVGDADERAMTPVQRESLLRLVSSIQERFGIRSDQVHAHFGDDGSGGKELFSLSEFRAELASVSVD
- a CDS encoding serine/threonine protein kinase, with amino-acid sequence MGDWHEISGYQILGTLGKGAKSTIYEVRGQDGKRYALKHVIKDSPSDQRFIDQAVSEYELARKFDSPYLRKGIKLIRVRKVIRTSEVVVIMELIEGLPLEQYQPGNMLELIEIIAHSASGLHAMHNVGYVHADMKPNNIMVTPAREVKLIDFGQSCPVGTIKERIQGTPDYIAPEQVRRRAITPQTDVFNLGATIYWLLTKKHVPTLIPKERAGAGVSLKSVERCVPPAELNPKVPPALSSLVMDCVQHDMQDRPRSMAAVNDRLMIAQSQIRRGNGEQGVGAA
- a CDS encoding ComEC/Rec2 family competence protein; translated protein: MREAFGSSPGLLWYGGLAGVVGCAAGCVVDRVWLWVGLSLVVWCSGWLVGRAWRGVVVWLLVAAVFAGWAAVGQGRTCGDDLRHYLVRERRLVAVTGEVVEAFAGGGGSSSVLAGFGYRPETRTGVLAVSTITVEGVVVAARGRLLVHLSGEGEVPGVGARIEARGWVTEMERASNPGGFDARAFYARRGVYGRLRVGAGSWDRLEGAGWLGLRGLRAGVSGVLSERLLAGLDAEHVALVDAVVLGRRGAALEGLSEAFRMSGLAHLLAISGTHIGLVVLLTAGLLGLVIRHPRWRLVVCVVVLLAYLAVLPGRASVVRSGVMAVSLMMAAWSGRRLSGFDALGLAALVILGFDPVQVLEAGFELSFAAVAGILLWVRWRVRVAAADAGSAFEDHRAWGGRVRRWVVSVGGAGVAAWLATMPVAAWHFGWVVLAGPVLTLIATPVLMGVLGVGLLKMLVGLVTPAVDGVLAWVLGGLTACLIGMADVGASLPGLAWEVPSTAEVAGWFAGGDDSLRVTYLSVGSGNAYVVRWPDGRWWMVDAGGYPGAGEGVVLPALRALGVGRLETLVVTHSDLDHYAAVPEVLSSVGVGRVVVPVTFPERDEVVADSAVGVLWGCLDASGVAVERVSAGWSEDVGGARVEAVWPEAGAAGLSDNDGSLVLLVAANGCRVLFTGDLAAEGIAGVGDGLAGVDVVDVPHHGSRKPEAMAWVAGLGPEVAVQSSGWPRSVGVNPWAVALPGVGLFETWRDGCVTVVVGRDGGIEVGVHLDGGGR
- a CDS encoding RNA polymerase sigma factor; amino-acid sequence: MTHEADAQQLSAIRQGDRTQLADLLRQHQGRLYSLCLRILANPEDAADATQNAMVRIIQNLEQFEGRSRLSTWMSRIAINEGLSLLRRRKARPALRLTHHDDHNNPLALADSREPEPSRRIEEQERSREIALALEELEEHFRVVLVLRDIQAMSYEQIAETTGLAIGTVKSRLFRGRLALRQILDDREATPRRQNPEGSRG